The Sesamum indicum cultivar Zhongzhi No. 13 linkage group LG1, S_indicum_v1.0, whole genome shotgun sequence genome includes a window with the following:
- the LOC105169745 gene encoding LOW QUALITY PROTEIN: protein SENSITIVITY TO RED LIGHT REDUCED 1-like (The sequence of the model RefSeq protein was modified relative to this genomic sequence to represent the inferred CDS: inserted 2 bases in 1 codon), protein MSSSARVLCPLQNSAPADDWTVVLPRRGKRNFSSHKFVIPEKQKEKQPWAPIDVETDTKRESNLMQKMQNYIQKLENTEFCLSFFDQMQSPEMTSRFLKALGSEEKVQMVIYGIGSIESFEPPRLQLSLALLMKRKFDWIGAIEIFDPIISLTEFKVLTSLGCSVLSINEQGRRRALKPTMFFMPHCEAELYDNLLEANWRVDRLKRLLLFGNSFSAYEQHVSICKSLDXHILSVRRFTEEFRVNTFSDDSFRAFHGSSWHFFNPVTEAELHLANDS, encoded by the exons ATGTCTTCTTCTGCGAGAGTTCTCTGCCCCCTCCAAAATTCTGCTCCAGCAGACGATTGGACTGTTGTCTTGCCGCGCCGAGGGAAGAGGAATTTTAGTTCTCACAAGTTTGTGATtccagaaaaacaaaaagaaaagcaaccTTGGGCTCCAATAGATGTTGAAACAGACACCAAAAGAGAATCAAACTTGATGCAAAAGATGCAGAATTATATACAGAAACTTGAGAATACTGAATTCTGTCTTTCTTTCTTCGACCAAATGCAAAGTCCTGAAATGACGAGTAGGTTTCTCAAGGCCTTGGGTTCAGAAGAAAAGGTGCAGATGGTGATATATGGTATTGGTAGCATTGAATCATTTGAACCCCCTCGATTGCAGCTCAGTCTTGCACTTTTGATGAAGAGGAAATTTGATTGGATTGGAGCAATAGAAATATTCGATCCGATAATTTCTTTGACTGAATTTAAGGTCTTGACATCTCTGGGTTGTTCCGTGCTATCCATCAATGAGCAAGGTCGCCGACGGGCGCTAAAACCTACAATGTTCTTCATGCCACATTGTGAGGCAGAGCTATATGACAATCTCTTGGAAGCAAATTGGAGGGTGGATCGACTGAAGCGGCTTTTATTGTTTGGGAATAGTTTTAGTGCGTACGAGCAGCATGTATCAATCTGCAAGAGTTTAGA CCATATCTTGTCTGTCAGGAGATTCACTGAAGAGTTTAGGGTCAATACCTTTTCTGATGATTCTTTTCGAGCCTTTCATGGTTCAAGTTGGCATTTTTTCAACCCTGTTACTGAGGCAGAATTGCATTTGGCAAATGACAGTTGA